A genomic window from Catenulispora sp. MAP5-51 includes:
- a CDS encoding M18 family aminopeptidase produces the protein MPIFDRAHTDDLLAFLAASPTPYHAVANAAARLEAAGFRQLRQSAGWERAGGGGFYAIRGAALIAWYVPEDAAAHTGFRVVGAHTDSPNLRVKPLPDTGSAGFRQVAVELYGGPLLNSWLDRDLGLAGRLVLRGGDAALVHVDRALMRVPQLAVHLDRGVNDSGLLLDKQQHLTPAWGLGPVQDGALIEFAAKEAGVSAADVLGFDLMLHDVTPPTYLGRDLEMIAAPRMDNLVSVHAGVQALIAAASGAAGAPSAIPVLAAFDHEETGSESDTGAGGPLLGNILGRVAQAQLGGSADDYARALAGTVVMSSDMSHAVHPNYPERHEPGHRPRLNGGPALKTNVNQRYATDGLGRAIWTDVCERAGIPTQYFVGKNSMPCGTTIGPITAAKLGVTTFDVGITSLSMHSARELGGADDPYLLASAAAAFFGG, from the coding sequence ATGCCGATATTCGACCGCGCCCACACGGACGACCTCCTCGCCTTCCTCGCCGCCTCGCCGACCCCGTACCACGCGGTCGCGAACGCGGCCGCCCGGCTGGAGGCCGCCGGGTTCCGCCAGCTCAGGCAGTCCGCCGGCTGGGAGCGCGCGGGCGGCGGCGGGTTCTACGCGATCCGCGGCGCGGCGCTGATCGCCTGGTACGTGCCGGAGGACGCGGCCGCGCACACCGGCTTCCGGGTCGTCGGCGCCCACACCGACTCCCCCAACCTGCGGGTCAAGCCGCTGCCGGACACCGGCTCGGCGGGCTTCCGGCAGGTGGCGGTCGAGCTGTACGGCGGGCCGCTGCTGAACTCCTGGCTGGACCGGGACCTGGGCCTGGCCGGCCGGCTGGTGCTGCGCGGCGGCGACGCGGCGCTGGTGCACGTCGACCGGGCCCTGATGCGGGTGCCGCAGCTGGCGGTCCACCTGGACCGCGGCGTGAACGACAGCGGCCTGCTGCTGGACAAGCAGCAGCACCTGACCCCGGCCTGGGGTCTGGGCCCGGTACAGGACGGCGCGCTGATCGAGTTCGCGGCCAAGGAGGCCGGGGTCTCGGCCGCGGACGTCCTGGGCTTCGACCTGATGCTGCACGACGTCACCCCGCCCACCTACCTGGGCCGCGACCTGGAGATGATCGCCGCCCCGCGGATGGACAACCTGGTCTCGGTGCACGCCGGGGTGCAGGCCCTGATCGCGGCGGCGTCCGGCGCCGCCGGGGCGCCCTCGGCGATCCCGGTGCTGGCCGCGTTCGACCACGAGGAGACCGGCAGCGAGTCGGACACCGGCGCCGGCGGCCCGCTGCTGGGCAACATCCTGGGGCGCGTCGCCCAGGCGCAGCTCGGCGGGAGCGCGGACGACTACGCGCGGGCCCTGGCCGGGACCGTGGTCATGTCCAGCGACATGAGCCACGCGGTGCACCCCAACTACCCCGAGCGCCACGAGCCCGGCCACCGGCCCCGGCTCAACGGCGGCCCGGCGCTGAAGACGAACGTGAACCAGCGCTACGCCACCGACGGCCTCGGCCGCGCGATCTGGACCGACGTCTGCGAGCGCGCGGGGATCCCGACGCAGTACTTCGTGGGGAAGAACTCGATGCCGTGCGGCACCACGATCGGCCCGATCACGGCGGCCAAGCTCGGGGTGACGACGTTCGACGTGGGGATCACCTCGCTGTCGATGCACTCGGCGCGCGAGCTCGGCGGGGCGGACGACCCGTACCTGCTGGCCTCGGCGGCGGCGGCCTTCTTCGGCGGGTAG
- a CDS encoding MMPL family transporter, with product MFGRLGRFVVHNPWKIIVGWIVAAVALVALGPQLSSVTNDNQSSFLPSKYESVKAMNALDAQFPSATGQVATIVIRPVGDGTLSADQQQKVSDLAGTLTDDHVTGVAGVQAGQVAPKQTAQLMFAKLTADQGDQKASSDAVKALRADLANKLNGTGMKAEVTGDAAMGLDTSDSSNKATGIVMMATLLLIIVLMGFIFRGVIAVLLPILSVFLVMMVSQPVIALMAKGFGLHVQSFLEIMLVVVLFGIGTDYIVFLLFRLRERLRAGDTIEQAVERTVERVGEAIASAAAAVIIAFVALGLATFKAFTSLGPALAIAVAVMLLAGLTLVPALMVKLGTKIFWPGKKWRRIPTAGPARRVGRLVGRRPAAVAAVSFVIMAGLAVGAVGFKADYDQQSQMPAGVESTIAIKDMQKAGFAQGATAATDVILTSTDGKQLNQQQVQAYADKLGTASPELDGLMPFPVKPGSPAGAKAETVQYNPAGTAAHIQVLTKDSPFASAAMHAVNGPLKDLAHSTAPAGTTALVGGGTAALADIQAANNSDLALILPVAGLLIFLVLALQLRALVAPLYLMVAVGLGYTGTLGASVLMFQNIQGKPGMMFMLPVMVYLFVVAIGTDYNILMISRLREEAREGNDPRQAAALAVEHAGPSVASAGLILAGTFASLMLGGLSMMQQIGFAVSIGISIAAFIMSMFLVPAFTALMGAKAWWPGHKAMAAVHGPGSAPRVGDLDDEMVGAGAGR from the coding sequence ATGTTCGGACGACTCGGACGCTTCGTCGTCCACAATCCCTGGAAGATCATCGTCGGCTGGATAGTCGCGGCCGTGGCGCTCGTCGCGCTCGGCCCGCAACTGTCCAGCGTCACCAACGACAACCAGTCCTCCTTCCTGCCCTCCAAGTACGAGTCCGTCAAGGCCATGAACGCCCTGGACGCCCAGTTCCCCTCGGCCACCGGGCAGGTCGCGACCATCGTCATCCGCCCGGTCGGCGACGGCACGCTGTCGGCCGACCAGCAGCAGAAGGTCTCGGACCTGGCCGGCACGCTGACGGACGACCACGTCACCGGCGTGGCCGGGGTCCAGGCCGGGCAGGTCGCGCCGAAGCAGACCGCGCAGCTGATGTTCGCCAAGCTGACCGCCGACCAGGGCGACCAGAAGGCCAGCAGCGACGCCGTCAAGGCGCTGCGCGCGGACCTGGCGAACAAGCTGAACGGCACCGGCATGAAGGCCGAGGTGACCGGGGACGCGGCCATGGGCCTGGACACCTCGGACTCCTCGAACAAGGCCACCGGCATCGTCATGATGGCCACGCTGCTGCTGATCATCGTCCTGATGGGCTTCATCTTCCGGGGCGTCATCGCGGTCCTGCTGCCGATCCTGTCGGTGTTCCTGGTGATGATGGTGTCCCAGCCGGTCATCGCCCTGATGGCCAAGGGCTTCGGGCTGCACGTGCAGTCCTTCCTGGAGATCATGCTGGTCGTGGTGCTGTTCGGCATCGGCACCGACTACATCGTGTTCCTGCTGTTCCGGCTGCGTGAGCGGCTGCGCGCCGGGGACACGATCGAGCAGGCCGTGGAGCGGACCGTGGAGCGGGTCGGCGAGGCCATCGCCTCGGCCGCGGCCGCGGTCATCATCGCCTTCGTCGCCCTGGGCCTGGCCACCTTCAAGGCCTTCACCTCGCTGGGCCCGGCGCTGGCCATCGCGGTCGCGGTGATGCTGCTGGCCGGCCTGACCCTGGTGCCGGCGCTGATGGTGAAGCTGGGCACGAAGATCTTCTGGCCCGGCAAGAAGTGGCGCAGGATCCCGACCGCGGGCCCGGCCCGCCGGGTGGGCCGGCTGGTCGGCCGCCGGCCGGCCGCGGTCGCCGCGGTCTCCTTCGTCATCATGGCGGGCCTGGCGGTCGGCGCGGTCGGCTTCAAGGCCGACTACGACCAGCAGTCGCAGATGCCGGCGGGCGTGGAGTCCACGATCGCGATCAAGGACATGCAGAAGGCCGGATTCGCCCAGGGCGCCACGGCCGCCACCGACGTGATCCTCACCTCGACCGACGGCAAGCAGCTGAACCAGCAGCAGGTCCAGGCCTACGCCGACAAGCTCGGCACGGCCTCGCCGGAGCTGGACGGCCTGATGCCGTTCCCGGTCAAGCCGGGCTCCCCGGCCGGCGCCAAGGCCGAGACGGTGCAGTACAACCCGGCCGGCACCGCGGCGCACATCCAGGTGCTGACCAAGGACTCGCCGTTCGCCTCGGCCGCGATGCACGCGGTCAACGGCCCGCTCAAGGACCTGGCGCACAGCACGGCCCCGGCCGGAACCACGGCGCTGGTCGGCGGCGGGACCGCGGCACTGGCCGACATCCAGGCCGCGAACAACTCCGACCTGGCGCTGATCCTGCCGGTCGCCGGGCTGCTGATCTTCCTGGTCCTGGCCCTCCAGCTGCGGGCCCTGGTCGCGCCGCTGTACCTGATGGTGGCCGTGGGGCTGGGCTACACCGGCACCCTGGGCGCCTCGGTGCTGATGTTCCAGAACATCCAGGGCAAGCCCGGCATGATGTTCATGCTGCCGGTCATGGTCTACCTGTTCGTGGTGGCGATCGGCACCGACTACAACATCCTGATGATCTCCCGGCTCCGCGAGGAGGCCCGCGAGGGCAACGACCCCCGGCAGGCGGCGGCGCTGGCCGTCGAGCACGCCGGTCCCTCGGTGGCCTCGGCCGGTCTGATCCTGGCCGGCACCTTCGCCTCGCTGATGCTGGGCGGGCTGTCGATGATGCAGCAGATCGGGTTCGCGGTGTCGATCGGCATCAGCATCGCGGCGTTCATCATGTCGATGTTCCTGGTCCCGGCGTTCACCGCGCTGATGGGCGCCAAGGCCTGGTGGCCCGGCCACAAGGCGATGGCCGCCGTCCACGGCCCCGGCAGCGCGCCGCGGGTCGGCGACCTGGACGACGAGATGGTGGGGGCCGGCGCCGGCCGGTAG
- a CDS encoding TetR/AcrR family transcriptional regulator encodes MRRNSQPVAHDPGGTRERIQQVALELFVLHGYEKTSLREIADRLGITKAALYYHYASKQELLKSVTQPLIDEFEAMVAGDPDPESLLRSHVDLLYRHQAVFQLVANDHACLAAAELVERSAKLRRDVVRRLAGPDPQPADYIRAAAAFGAISQGFMVARRVEPEADPALPDVEGAAQAAAGLPAPADYPEGEELTELLLAAALAVLRSGPGPEPNEKP; translated from the coding sequence ATGAGACGTAACTCACAGCCGGTGGCCCACGACCCCGGCGGTACCAGGGAACGCATCCAGCAGGTCGCGCTGGAGCTGTTCGTGCTGCACGGGTACGAGAAGACCTCGCTGCGCGAGATCGCCGACCGCCTGGGCATCACCAAGGCGGCGCTGTACTACCACTACGCGTCCAAGCAGGAGCTGCTGAAGTCGGTCACGCAGCCCTTGATCGACGAGTTCGAGGCCATGGTCGCCGGCGACCCCGACCCCGAGAGCCTGCTGCGCTCCCATGTCGACCTGCTGTACCGGCACCAGGCGGTCTTCCAGCTGGTCGCCAACGACCACGCCTGCCTGGCGGCCGCCGAGCTGGTGGAACGCTCGGCGAAGCTGCGGCGCGACGTCGTCCGGCGGCTGGCCGGACCCGATCCGCAGCCCGCCGACTACATCCGGGCCGCGGCCGCGTTCGGCGCGATATCGCAGGGCTTCATGGTCGCGCGGCGGGTCGAGCCGGAGGCTGATCCGGCGCTGCCGGACGTCGAGGGGGCCGCGCAGGCGGCCGCGGGGCTGCCGGCGCCGGCCGACTACCCCGAAGGGGAGGAGCTGACCGAGCTCCTGCTGGCGGCGGCGCTGGCGGTGCTGCGCTCGGGCCCGGGCCCGGAACCCAACGAAAAACCCTGA
- a CDS encoding LysR family transcriptional regulator, with translation MDLALLRTFLAVHRAGSLTRAAADLGVSQPAVTAQIRTLEQRVGRELFVRLPRGVAPTAAADELARAVAPHLDALAAVAHETLIPDSGSHAAVRLGCPASLTTTLLLPALAPLVDEGLRVVVAGGRGEELVAQLAAGRLDLTLAVSRPRLPGVTVLPLADEEFALVGAPRWKPFDRAGRAPLIDLSEDLPYIGRYWSSVYDTRPPSDAALVIPDLRGVLAAAVGGCGVAVLPRPLCAPALDDGTLVLLDEPEIPPIRTLFVAVRGQRARSAAVARVRDRLVAVASRW, from the coding sequence ATGGATCTCGCGCTGCTGAGGACGTTCCTCGCCGTCCACCGCGCCGGCTCGCTCACCCGGGCCGCCGCGGACCTCGGCGTGTCCCAGCCCGCGGTGACCGCCCAGATCAGGACGCTGGAGCAGCGCGTCGGCCGCGAGCTGTTCGTCCGGCTGCCGCGCGGCGTCGCGCCCACGGCGGCCGCCGACGAGCTGGCCCGGGCCGTCGCCCCGCATCTGGACGCGCTCGCGGCGGTCGCGCACGAGACGCTGATCCCGGACTCCGGATCGCACGCCGCGGTCCGGCTCGGCTGTCCGGCCAGCCTCACCACGACGCTTCTGCTCCCGGCCCTCGCCCCCTTGGTGGACGAGGGCCTTCGTGTTGTCGTGGCCGGCGGGCGCGGGGAGGAGCTCGTCGCGCAGCTCGCGGCCGGGCGGCTGGACCTGACGCTGGCGGTCAGCCGGCCCCGGCTGCCCGGGGTCACGGTGCTCCCGCTGGCCGACGAGGAGTTCGCCCTGGTCGGGGCGCCGCGCTGGAAGCCGTTCGACCGCGCCGGCCGGGCCCCGCTGATCGACCTCTCCGAGGATCTTCCTTATATAGGCCGCTACTGGTCGTCCGTGTACGACACCCGTCCCCCTTCCGACGCCGCGCTGGTCATCCCCGACCTGCGCGGCGTTCTCGCCGCGGCGGTCGGCGGCTGCGGCGTGGCCGTGCTGCCCCGGCCGCTTTGCGCCCCGGCGCTGGACGACGGGACGCTGGTCCTGCTCGACGAGCCGGAGATCCCGCCGATCCGGACGCTCTTCGTCGCGGTGCGCGGGCAGCGGGCCCGTTCGGCGGCCGTGGCGCGGGTCCGGGACCGGCTGGTCGCCGTCGCTTCGCGCTGGTAG
- a CDS encoding peptidoglycan-binding protein, whose protein sequence is MSSQAPGAVSDPTQAYAAVGAAGQSGYDGQSGYDAQSGPGAPSEHGMTWQLPVPQQGDATQATQATQAIPTQAIPAQSGPPPEPDPFAHLYRPDGAPERPRPNATQVMSAVPEDFGRSEYPQQAYDQPGYDQPIDYQAAGGGAYAEPYEGGYTEDYPGEPGVPARSNRSAKIGIGVAAAAVGVIVISLITLGGGNSSPSAGPAITPGSVTTPTAAPSSSAQSAVANSPASSTPSNSASTPAERVPGQWQLGDSGPEVKWIQTRLHQLGLYNGPINSTFDSATQSAVAAFQARSHASDPSGVVGRSTKTALIAAGSKPTLTPQLPNMPGGPFGGDKHHKPAGAADVKRLQEALAAALNTDVKATGQFDMDTFSAVVQYQSAMHMAADGVVNGPVWSALQQGKITG, encoded by the coding sequence ATGTCGTCGCAGGCCCCGGGCGCGGTGTCCGATCCGACGCAGGCCTACGCGGCCGTCGGCGCCGCCGGCCAGAGCGGTTATGACGGCCAGAGCGGCTATGACGCCCAGAGCGGGCCGGGTGCCCCGTCCGAGCACGGGATGACCTGGCAGCTGCCGGTGCCGCAGCAGGGCGACGCGACCCAGGCGACCCAGGCAACCCAGGCCATCCCGACCCAGGCCATCCCGGCGCAGAGCGGTCCGCCGCCTGAGCCCGACCCGTTCGCCCACCTGTACCGGCCCGATGGCGCCCCCGAGCGGCCCCGTCCGAACGCCACGCAGGTCATGTCGGCGGTTCCGGAGGACTTCGGCCGCTCGGAGTACCCGCAGCAGGCGTACGACCAGCCCGGCTACGACCAGCCGATCGACTACCAGGCGGCTGGCGGCGGCGCTTACGCCGAGCCCTATGAGGGCGGCTACACCGAGGACTACCCGGGCGAGCCCGGGGTGCCGGCCCGTTCCAACCGCAGCGCCAAGATCGGTATCGGGGTCGCGGCCGCCGCGGTCGGGGTGATCGTGATCTCCCTGATCACCCTCGGCGGCGGGAACTCGAGCCCGTCCGCGGGACCGGCGATCACGCCGGGGTCGGTCACCACCCCGACGGCCGCGCCGAGCTCCTCGGCGCAGTCGGCGGTCGCGAACAGCCCGGCCTCCTCGACCCCGAGCAACTCGGCGAGCACGCCGGCCGAGCGGGTCCCGGGCCAGTGGCAGCTCGGCGACTCCGGCCCGGAGGTGAAGTGGATCCAGACCCGGCTGCATCAGCTGGGCCTGTACAACGGTCCGATCAACAGCACCTTCGACTCGGCCACCCAGAGCGCCGTCGCCGCGTTCCAGGCCCGCTCGCACGCCTCCGACCCCTCGGGCGTCGTCGGCCGCTCCACCAAGACCGCGCTGATCGCCGCGGGCAGCAAGCCGACCCTGACGCCCCAGCTGCCGAACATGCCCGGCGGCCCGTTCGGCGGCGACAAGCATCACAAGCCTGCCGGCGCCGCGGACGTCAAGCGGCTGCAGGAGGCGCTGGCCGCCGCGCTGAACACTGATGTGAAGGCCACCGGTCAGTTCGACATGGACACCTTCAGCGCGGTGGTGCAGTACCAGAGCGCCATGCACATGGCCGCGGACGGGGTCGTCAACGGCCCGGTGTGGTCGGCGCTGCAGCAGGGCAAGATCACGGGCTGA
- a CDS encoding TfoX/Sxy family DNA transformation protein, protein MSSTETVTPIQNAVNIGPVLTQRLRDVGVTTLDEVRERGAIEVWQLIADTAEGNECAHMLLALEGALRGQRWTSIPRSERDALLVEVGLKDASELRAAKKR, encoded by the coding sequence GTGAGTTCGACTGAGACGGTCACCCCGATCCAGAACGCCGTGAACATAGGGCCTGTGCTGACACAGCGGCTGCGCGACGTCGGCGTCACCACCCTGGACGAGGTCCGCGAGCGCGGCGCCATCGAGGTGTGGCAGCTGATCGCCGACACCGCCGAGGGCAATGAGTGCGCGCACATGCTGCTGGCGTTGGAAGGCGCGCTGCGCGGCCAACGCTGGACGTCGATCCCCCGCTCGGAGCGCGACGCCTTGTTGGTCGAGGTCGGCCTCAAGGACGCCTCGGAACTGCGGGCGGCCAAGAAACGCTAG
- a CDS encoding Mov34/MPN/PAD-1 family protein: MLTVSQEIYDAIVEHARRDHPDEACGIVAGPEGSDRPERFVPMANAERSPTFYRLDPAEQFKVWREMDDRDEEPVIIYHSHTSTEAHPSRTDISYASEPNAHYVLVSTRDTDKLGDFQFRSFRILDGEVTEEEVTVV, encoded by the coding sequence ATGCTGACCGTCTCGCAGGAGATCTACGACGCGATCGTCGAGCACGCCCGCCGCGACCACCCCGACGAGGCGTGCGGGATCGTGGCCGGCCCCGAGGGCTCGGACCGTCCCGAGCGCTTCGTGCCGATGGCGAACGCCGAGCGCTCGCCGACGTTCTACCGTCTGGACCCGGCCGAACAGTTCAAGGTGTGGCGGGAGATGGACGACCGGGACGAGGAGCCGGTGATCATCTACCACTCGCACACCTCCACCGAGGCGCATCCCTCGCGAACCGACATCAGCTATGCCTCTGAACCCAATGCGCATTACGTGCTGGTGTCCACGCGCGACACTGACAAACTCGGCGACTTCCAGTTCCGCTCGTTCCGGATCCTCGACGGCGAAGTCACCGAGGAAGAAGTGACGGTCGTCTGA
- a CDS encoding sugar porter family MFS transporter has product MTTETGRSGGPNPSEPSTDSRVAPRIVFIAAVAALGGFLFGYDSAVINGAVTGIQHDFNVGSGTTGFIVAAALPGAAAGAIAGGWMADRLGRTRCMQIAAVLFTISGIGSMFAYQPWDLTIWRILGGFAIGIASVIGPAYIAEISPPAFRGRLTSFQQLAIVLGIAISALVNYLINQWAGGTNTDHLGGLAAWRWMLGAEVVPAVLYGVLSLRLPESPRFLVANSRDEEARTVLAEVEGTSANVADRIAEIREQLAGEIKPKAVDLLTPSRKNLLAVVWIGIGLSVLQQFVGINVIFYYSSLLWQSVGINTSNSLLISMISAAVNIAGTMVAMALVDRIGRRPLLLIGSVGMMVTLGLAAWMFSYGTHANGKTTLPKAQGITALLSANAYVFFFAMSWGVVVWVLLGEMFPNRIRALALSVAASAQWLANWLVTVSFPSLSRWSLAGAYSLYAIAAAISIPFVYYLVRETKGKTLESMG; this is encoded by the coding sequence ATGACCACCGAGACTGGCCGCTCCGGCGGACCGAACCCTTCGGAACCGTCCACGGACTCACGCGTCGCGCCACGCATCGTGTTCATCGCCGCCGTCGCGGCGCTGGGCGGCTTCCTGTTCGGCTACGACTCGGCGGTCATCAACGGCGCGGTCACCGGCATCCAGCACGACTTCAACGTGGGCAGCGGCACCACCGGCTTCATCGTCGCCGCGGCCCTGCCCGGCGCCGCCGCCGGGGCGATCGCCGGCGGCTGGATGGCCGACCGCCTCGGCCGGACCCGCTGCATGCAGATCGCGGCGGTCCTGTTCACCATCAGCGGCATCGGCAGCATGTTCGCCTACCAGCCCTGGGACCTGACGATCTGGCGCATCCTGGGCGGCTTCGCCATCGGCATCGCCTCGGTGATCGGCCCGGCCTACATCGCCGAGATCTCCCCGCCGGCCTTCCGCGGCCGGCTGACCTCGTTCCAGCAGCTGGCGATCGTGCTCGGCATCGCGATCTCCGCGCTGGTCAACTACCTGATCAACCAGTGGGCCGGCGGCACCAACACCGACCACCTCGGCGGGCTGGCGGCCTGGCGCTGGATGCTCGGCGCCGAGGTGGTCCCGGCCGTGCTGTACGGGGTCCTGAGCCTGAGGCTGCCGGAGTCGCCGCGCTTCCTGGTGGCCAACAGCCGGGACGAGGAGGCGCGCACGGTGCTCGCCGAGGTCGAGGGCACGAGCGCGAACGTCGCCGACCGCATCGCCGAGATCCGTGAGCAGCTGGCCGGCGAGATCAAGCCCAAGGCGGTCGACCTGCTGACGCCGAGCCGCAAGAACCTGCTGGCGGTGGTGTGGATCGGCATCGGGCTGTCGGTGCTCCAGCAGTTCGTCGGCATCAACGTGATCTTCTATTACAGCTCCCTGCTGTGGCAGTCGGTCGGCATCAACACCTCCAACTCGCTGCTGATCTCGATGATCTCCGCGGCGGTGAACATCGCCGGCACCATGGTCGCGATGGCGCTGGTGGACCGGATCGGCCGGCGTCCGCTGCTGCTGATCGGCTCGGTGGGCATGATGGTGACGCTGGGACTGGCCGCGTGGATGTTCTCCTACGGCACCCACGCCAACGGCAAGACCACGCTGCCCAAGGCGCAGGGGATCACGGCGCTGCTCAGCGCGAACGCGTACGTGTTCTTCTTCGCGATGTCCTGGGGCGTCGTGGTGTGGGTGCTGCTCGGCGAGATGTTCCCGAACCGGATCAGGGCGCTGGCGCTGTCGGTGGCGGCCAGCGCGCAGTGGCTGGCGAACTGGTTGGTGACGGTCTCGTTCCCGTCACTGTCCCGCTGGAGCCTGGCCGGGGCGTACTCGCTCTACGCGATCGCCGCGGCGATCTCCATCCCCTTCGTGTACTACCTTGTCCGGGAAACGAAGGGAAAAACCTTGGAATCGATGGGCTAG
- a CDS encoding tetratricopeptide repeat protein, with protein sequence MGLDFRTDPETLREIVDDPASLAARIETLAALDMDELPDARSEYANLLRIAGRLDEAALEAELTLAAADLAGDLRRMVRATLLLGHVRQWRGEWDQADTMFHRAEKLALYLKDDRLVAAAAHHSGRSFYDQGKHVEAALRFRLALEIDQRIGSPKLPAVWEAFEAAMGKL encoded by the coding sequence ATGGGCCTTGACTTCCGCACCGACCCGGAGACCCTCCGCGAGATCGTCGACGATCCCGCGTCGCTGGCCGCCCGGATCGAGACCCTGGCCGCCCTCGACATGGACGAACTCCCCGACGCCCGCTCCGAATACGCCAACCTCCTGCGCATCGCGGGCCGCCTCGACGAGGCGGCCCTGGAGGCCGAACTCACCCTGGCCGCCGCCGACCTGGCCGGCGACCTGCGCCGCATGGTCCGCGCCACCCTCCTGCTGGGCCACGTCCGCCAGTGGCGCGGCGAATGGGACCAGGCCGACACGATGTTCCACCGCGCCGAGAAGCTGGCGCTCTACCTGAAGGACGACCGCCTGGTCGCCGCAGCCGCGCACCACTCCGGCCGCAGCTTCTACGACCAGGGCAAGCACGTCGAGGCCGCGCTGCGGTTCCGGCTCGCGCTGGAGATCGACCAGCGGATCGGGAGCCCGAAGCTGCCGGCGGTCTGGGAGGCGTTCGAGGCGGCTATGGGGAAGTTGTAG
- a CDS encoding class I SAM-dependent methyltransferase yields MLDYDLEAAHYDRTRGGVARARAAAGAVLELVPGDCAVLVDVACGTGIVSELLTAPGRTVLGVDMAAGMLALARPRLGGIGRAVRGDATRLPIAAGAADAVTFMWLLHLVDEAVVTAAVAEAARILRPGGVLVTTVDKDSAQFESDSDVGEIMRAARRELAPPASDDGERVRELAGKAGLEPAGTARYVGHGQGRSPREWAQRVREDIGWARRADPARVTEICRALEALPAQDVRRADPEYTVAGFRLGGV; encoded by the coding sequence GTGCTTGACTACGATCTTGAGGCCGCGCACTACGACCGGACGCGAGGCGGCGTGGCCCGGGCGCGAGCGGCGGCCGGCGCGGTACTGGAGCTGGTGCCGGGGGACTGCGCGGTCCTGGTGGACGTCGCCTGCGGCACCGGCATCGTCTCGGAACTCCTGACGGCCCCCGGCCGCACGGTGCTCGGCGTGGACATGGCGGCCGGCATGCTGGCCCTGGCCCGGCCCCGCCTCGGTGGAATCGGCCGAGCCGTCCGCGGCGACGCGACACGCCTGCCGATAGCCGCCGGTGCCGCGGACGCGGTGACCTTCATGTGGCTGCTGCACCTGGTCGACGAAGCGGTGGTGACGGCGGCCGTCGCCGAGGCGGCCCGGATCCTGCGCCCCGGCGGAGTTCTGGTGACGACGGTGGACAAGGACTCGGCCCAGTTCGAGAGCGACAGCGACGTCGGCGAGATCATGCGGGCGGCGCGCCGCGAGCTGGCCCCGCCCGCCAGCGACGACGGCGAGCGGGTCCGCGAGTTGGCGGGCAAGGCGGGTCTGGAACCGGCGGGTACGGCACGGTACGTGGGGCACGGTCAGGGACGGTCGCCGCGGGAGTGGGCACAGCGGGTCCGGGAGGACATCGGGTGGGCGAGGCGGGCCGATCCGGCGCGCGTGACAGAGATCTGCCGCGCGCTGGAGGCGTTGCCGGCGCAGGATGTGCGGCGGGCTGATCCGGAGTACACGGTCGCGGGGTTCCGGCTCGGGGGAGTGTGA
- a CDS encoding TIGR03621 family F420-dependent LLM class oxidoreductase: MHPRTFRFAVVAAQAPTAQAWQGLARRAEELGYDTLLAPDTMTTLEPFTALAAAATATERLRVGTFVLPVPFYTPSEIAWRALALDLLSGGRFDLGLGAGRPGAEDEVVHRERRFGTPAERVKQLSDAIHIVKEELAAAAASPSPLKPVQKPHPPILVAAAGPKMFQLAAAEADILTLGLSPATTEDGLAAKIAELRAVAGARFDDLELSHNLAGVGTELPAYLSQQMGMDPAELIRTGAPSILTGTPQQMADTLRRRRDDLGISYIAVNGMFMEKLAPVVETLAGS; the protein is encoded by the coding sequence ATGCACCCCCGCACCTTCCGCTTCGCCGTCGTCGCGGCCCAGGCCCCGACCGCCCAGGCCTGGCAGGGGCTGGCCCGCCGGGCCGAGGAACTCGGCTACGACACGCTGCTGGCCCCGGACACCATGACCACCCTGGAGCCGTTCACGGCCCTGGCCGCCGCCGCGACGGCCACCGAGCGGCTGCGCGTGGGCACGTTCGTCCTGCCCGTGCCGTTCTACACGCCCTCGGAGATCGCCTGGCGCGCGCTGGCCCTGGACCTGCTCTCCGGCGGGCGCTTCGACCTGGGCCTGGGCGCCGGCCGGCCCGGCGCCGAGGACGAGGTCGTGCACCGCGAGCGGCGCTTCGGCACTCCCGCCGAGCGCGTGAAGCAGCTCTCTGACGCCATCCACATCGTCAAGGAGGAGCTGGCCGCGGCGGCCGCGAGCCCCTCGCCGCTCAAGCCGGTCCAGAAGCCGCACCCGCCGATCCTGGTGGCCGCCGCCGGCCCGAAGATGTTCCAGCTGGCCGCCGCCGAAGCCGACATCCTCACCCTCGGCCTGAGCCCGGCCACCACCGAGGACGGCCTCGCGGCGAAGATCGCCGAGCTGCGCGCGGTCGCCGGCGCCCGCTTCGACGACCTCGAACTCAGCCACAACCTGGCCGGCGTCGGCACCGAGCTGCCCGCCTACCTGAGCCAGCAGATGGGCATGGACCCCGCCGAGCTGATCCGCACCGGCGCCCCGTCCATCCTCACCGGCACCCCGCAGCAGATGGCCGACACGCTGCGCCGCCGCCGCGACGACCTCGGCATCTCCTACATCGCGGTGAACGGGATGTTCATGGAGAAGCTGGCGCCGGTGGTGGAGACGCTGGCCGGGAGCTGA